In Azospirillum thermophilum, the genomic stretch TGTCCACCGGCGGGCAATCCTATCGGGACGTCAAGGAACAGTGCAACCGCCTGTCGGCCTGCCACCTGACCTTCTTCTGGGACGAGGCCGACGCCAAGGGCCGCGGCAGCAAGTTCGCCAAGGACTCGATCGTCGTCGGTGGCCTGACCTTCACCGAGGAGGACTACCGCCAGGGCTCGCTGTGGGAAGAGCGCGTGCTGCTGTCCGAAAGCTTCTTCAAGTCGCTGCGCGAGCATCCGGTGCCGGTCCTGGAGTCGGCGATCCGCGAGATCTCCAGCAAGTCCATGGCGATCGACGTCTATATCTGGCTGGCCTACCGGCTGCATTCGCTGAGCGAGGCGACGAAGATCTCCTGGCAGTCGCTCTACGCCCAGTTCGGCGGCGGCTATGACGAGATCCGGCACTTCAAGACCCGCTTCCCCGACACGCTGCGCGTCGCGCTGAACGTCTACCCGGAAGCGAAGGTGGAGGTGAATCGGGAAGGCATGGTGCTGCATCCCTCGCTGCCGCCCATCGCCTCGGACCGCCGGCAGGCGGCGCTCTTCGCCATGTGAGCGGCGAAGAACCACCAGAGTACGAAGCCGAAAACCCTTTCAAGACAACCACTTCCACCACATTACGCACGGCGGCCCCACCGGATGGCAGGGCCGCCGTTGCTGTTTCCGGAACCGGACCTGGCCGCTCGGTCAGGCCGGCCGCAGGCAGGAAAATCCTTTTCCTTCAACGACTTCCACAAGGATACGCATCCGGGGCGCGGGGCCGGGCCTCGCCTGCTCTCCCGAGGGGGGCTTCCACAAGACTACGCAGGCCGGCACCGGCGCCGCTGCGGCACCGGCGGCCACCCTCCACCAGA encodes the following:
- a CDS encoding replication protein RepA, translating into MAEIHDLIMQHGRERARELVPRDQRPLVDAAAAVLADESRAMGITYSGFCLTALPHKRIPDDQTWRRDGHRVTLVVQPGVLLVGGKEKLFGVPYGSRARLIMLYLQTRALQSNSREVELGASMRDWMSRMNVSTGGQSYRDVKEQCNRLSACHLTFFWDEADAKGRGSKFAKDSIVVGGLTFTEEDYRQGSLWEERVLLSESFFKSLREHPVPVLESAIREISSKSMAIDVYIWLAYRLHSLSEATKISWQSLYAQFGGGYDEIRHFKTRFPDTLRVALNVYPEAKVEVNREGMVLHPSLPPIASDRRQAALFAM